The DNA segment GTTGAGTACTGGGCGAGGGAATTACTTTGAGTTTATCTAGAGTAATTTGGATATTGCTTTGTTCCGCAATCAGTTGTGCTCTCAATTGTTGAGTTTTATATTGCGTCCAAATGTAGAATAATAAAGTTGAAATACAACAGCCTATTACTAGTAGAAACAAGATCTTAAAGGTGGTCGTTTTCGGAGGGCTTTGGAGCGCGACGAGTCGAATTTTTCTCATAATCGTTCTGACTCTTTACGCATAAAGTTCAATGAGTGCCTTGGATCATATTGATGCCATTCTGATGATTGATTTAAGCCAAAACTTCGATACATGGTTAAAGATGGTTGTCCGACATCAAAACTTAAAAAATTTTGTGCTGTGCTATCAAAGCCCTTGGGTAATGCAAAGATACCCGTTGGATAGCCTTGATCATGATTAATTCGGAAACATCGCTCATCTTCATAAAATAAAATAGGCTCGGTAGGCAACAATACTTTTAAATATTCCCAGACACACAATACTGAAGGCAACACATCGACAACATGTAGAGTTGATTTACACTTTTCAAGTGATTGATGAAGTGCTTTAGGCAAGGCAATAATGATGCATGGTTGATCAAAGATTATTTGATCAGAGATAAAATCAAATTGCTGTATGTCAAAACCAGGGTACTTTTGCTTGAATAATTGTGCAAATAGGAATTGTTGAATATTTTCATCCGGCCATTGTTGCTGGGGTGCTAAAAGTGCGAATCGTGTACTACTGCTGGCAAAAGTGAGCGAGATGGGTAATGTCGATAAATGATTGACGCGGAGATAGTCAATCAGTTGTTCTTCCCAATTTTGTTGGTTTAATCCAATTTCAAGTTCAAGCGCATTGATGACCTGCATATTTGCAATCATGAGTATGGCAATATCATCCGAACCACAATAAATATAGAGTTTTTTTTGCGCTGCGTAGCCTGTCTTGAGACAGGAAAGTGCTGTCCAAAATTTACGCAACATGATTATGTGTCCAAAAGCGTGGATGGGTAGTCATGAAACCGTTTAGTATTTTACTAGAATATAAGATGGCGTTTCTCGATCTCCCCAAGCGGTGCAATCGTTTCGACCGGAGACGGTCACTTGTTTTCCTTGCGCAGCAGCACTGAGCAATAAAGCATATTGGGCCCGACCTGCGGTTGTTGCTAATGATAAAGCCCACTCATTACCCGATTGACTGCACGCCGGCATATTGGTGTGTGTCTCTGTGGCGAATATGGCTATATTTGATTCATGGGCATAAACGACAGTCACTCGACCGCCGCCTTCACCTGCAAATACCCATGAGGAAAAGCCGAATGATAGGAAGACAAATGGTGTTGTTATCCATTTCCATCGATGGATATTCACGATGTGTCTTGAATTCATGCGCTTACCCTTCTTTCATCGCAAAGCTGATGATTTTACAGGTTGTATCATCATATTCGACATAGACTGATCGATTAGCGACCTTAGCGGCAAGAATGAGTGCCCAGAACCGATTCCGTTCGGACTCACTGTTGGCAGGCATCATCAATTGTCCATTAACACATGGAGTTGCTGCTGCTGTGTACCAGACAACGACATTACCTGCAGTATAGTTTTGCAGGCGCCAGCCAGTGGGAACTGCACTGAGACTGACTACTGCCGCATTTGCAAAAGAACAAAATGTGAATAAAGTAATAAATAATAATTTTTTCATGAAATAAGAAATTCCTGTATCGGTGGTAATTTAAAATAACTTGCACTCCCCATAGAGGGTACAAGTAAGCAACTGCTAAATTGCAATCACACGGCAAATATCAGCGAGTTAATGTTAAAAATCTTTAAAATAAAGATCATAAAATGCGAGTCAAAACACAGCTAGTCAGAACATTAATATAACAAAAATATCAAATAATCTGCACATTTTTTACATGCTAAATAAAATTTGTTTAAGAATTATTACCATTTAGTCATAATTTGTTTTTTAACCAAATTTTTAACGTTAATTTTATTCTAAAAGTTGAACTGGGGAGGTGAGACGTTATATTCAGCGATTCAGCATGTACCTACTATTATCGATCAAATGAAGCAGTTCAACCTTTTTCAGTATTCACCTGCTTATATTATTTTGCGTGCTGACTGGTCGTATGGCAGATTTGAGCAATTGCTGTTTGAACATGTGCAGGATGCTTGACTATGTGCAAAACTTTTTCCAGACTACGTGATTGGCTATAAACGGATTCTACTTTCCTACGGGTACTTGCCACGATGGGAAAATCTAATATCGATCTGATCGGCAAGCATTCATCAGAAAAAAAGGGCCTCTATCTAACGGATAGCCTCCTTTCCTAAAGCAACGATCGCTCACTAAATGTCGCGAATGAATGATTGATTAATGATCAGATATGCGCTATGTTGATTGAAAATCAATATCGTCTTACCAGAATAAATACTTCACCGTGATGCGATCCATGCAGATATTGATGCTTACCCACCCAGCAGTCCAGCACGGATGTTGCCCTGCCTATACCGATCAGCCATTCAGTCTCGATTTAGGTCGGTCATTGTTTTTGAAAGCGCACAATTAATGAAAAGAGCAGGTGACATTTAGGGGCTTTGAATCATGAAATATTTCACACCACCCAGCAGTTATTCCGAAACTGAAGCACAAGGTCCAGAAGTCTGCCGTAATGGCATAGCGATTCAACAGACATTTCACCATATTAAAAAACGACATAGTTTTCTGCGTAAGCGCTTGGTTTCGATACTGGAGTGGAGTCGTGTTGATAAAGGCATTTTTATTCTGGTGATGCTGACGCCTTATTTCCTGCAGTATTTCTTGTGGTCTGGCTATGTTGTGAATCATTCAGAGTTGCATGGCATTGTTAATATTTCCGTGCTTAACAGCTATTTATGGATACAGACTATTTTGGTCGTTATTGGATGCGGTATTTTAGGGTTCGGACTGGTGATGCGCCGCCGAAAGCCAGACGCGGTCTTTTTCCAATATCTTGTTTTGCAATTCTTTTCACTCTCCATGATTGCCATGTTCTACTACGTTGGTCCGTTATCGTTTAGTGCGGGGTTGTTTTTGCTCGGAGCGCCCGTCTGGGGACTGATTTTGCTGGATCGCAAGCCCGTCTGGTGGGCTACAGGGATTGCGGTCACTGCTCTGCTGGGTTTGGGATATGCTGCCGCCTACAATGTGTTTCCACATGCATCGTTGATGATTCCACCGACGGATCAGGCGGGGCGTGTGTTCTGGATGAATTCAACGGTGTACTTTAACGCGCTGTTCTTTATTTTGATCCTCGTGATGGCGGATCAAATGCTGGCGTGGTGGCATGCACGTGAAGACAATATCCGTGAGTTAAGCCGTACCGATGCACTTACAGGCGTTCACAATCGTCTTAGTATCTTAGATTTTCTGAATCATGAAGTGGCTCGAACTGTGCGCATGAACACTCCCTTGTCCGTGGTGATTTTAGATTTGGACCATTTTAAAAGGGTGAATGATGATTGGGGTCACCCTGTCGGTGATCTAGTTTTGCAAAGAACCGCTGAGGTTCTCCAACAGAATATTCGGGATATTGATGCACTAGGTCGCTATGGGGGGGAAGAGTTTATCATCGTCTTGCCCGGCGCAGATCATGGGGAGGCGCTGAACATTATTGAACGTTGCCGTATTGAGCTTGCACGGGCCGAAATACTGACAGAATCCAATCATTCCATTCGCGTCACCGCAAGTTTTGGCTTTGTGTGTGTGAGTGGACTACAGATCGAGCCGCATGTCCTGATCAAAACGGCGGATCAAGCACTCTACGCGGCGAAGAGTAATGGCCGAAATCGTGTTGAATCTATGGAGGTTTCTAGCCGTCGTGAAGAAGTGTTGGCCTAGTGGAGTCGCTCACTTTTTTTAACCATAATGCGTGAGGATGGCTGATGGATGACTTCATACACCATCCATCAGTCATCTGATCAATGAAACAATGCTTGAGGAACTGCATTATTGGTCAGTTGTTTGAGCAATGCCAATCCTTGATTGCGTAGTGCGCTGCTATCGACTTGTGCAGGATGGTAATCACGGCGATAGTACGCCAAATAATGTGGCAGCATCCCTCTAAAGAACCCATTCTTACCGAGGAGGGTAGTGAATGCTTTGCGCATGGCTGTCGTATTTTTAAGCTCATGGGTCGCAAGGAGTAATTCAACCGTATGTAGTCCCGTGAAGAAGGTAAATAAGACTGAGACGGTCGCCATTTCGCTCACCCGTAGCCAGTAGTTATTCACTTGCTCCTGATAGACATCGAACGCGACTGATTTGTGCTCACTTTCTTCAATGGCATGCCATAACCACAATGGACGCAGACCCTCATCCATCTTTTCCAGCAGCTCTGGCGAACTTAAAATCTTTTCTGCGAAGAGTGCGGTGAAATGCTCCAGCGCGCAGGTCTTTGCCAGCATACGCTCGGGAGACAGTCTTTTCTCTTGAAACGCGATGCCTTTCTTCACGAAGGCCATGACATCATCGATCGGCAATCCTTTGCGCGCCATAAATGCATTAAAAGCTTCATGTTCCTTGCCATGATTGGCTTCCTGACCGATAAAAGCACGCACGTCTTGCTGTAATTGCGGGTCACGAATGCCGTCTTGAAAACGCCGTACTGCACGGATAAACATCCGTTCACCTTCTGGGAAGGTGCAAGACAGGGCAGTCATCAGCATGGAAAGATAAGAATTTTGTTCGAACCAGAATTTTGGAATCGCATCGTCAAATTCAAAACCCATCCGCCGTACGGGGATGTCGGGTGTGCCGAGCGTTGTTTGAAGAGCTGTAGACATGATAAACCTCAGGTGATGTTGAGTTTAATGCAGTATTTTTCTATTAAATTTGTGATGAGTCCTGAATGCGCTTATCCAACAGTATACGCTTGGCAATATCAGGATTAATCACCTGTTCTGAACCGATATCAATCCCACTGGATGCGCCCGTGAGTAGGATACGTTTATCTTTCAAATCATGGGTTTTAGTCCGCTGCATGACGCCTCCCGATTCAAATTATGCTATATTGATTTTGAATCAACTTTACTGTAATACGCTATTGATTAAAAATCAACATTGATTTTTATTTCAGCAAAATGCTTTTTTTGACTCTGGACTTTTTATGCCTGCGATTGCGCCTGACCGCCGTGAATTACTCTTAGATGCTGCTCAAGCTTTATTTGCAGAGCGCCCGTTTGATGCGGTTTCCATCGCCGATATCACGCAACGTGCTGGTGTTGCATTTGGTCTGGTTGCTCATTATTTCGGATCAAAACGGGGGATTTATGTCGCCTCGATGCAAGCGATGGCGGATCAACTCCGTGCTGTGCGAGATAGGCCTCCTGAGCAAGATGATATGGCGATTGCCTTACAGGTTGGTATCCGTCGCCATATTGCCTATCTTGAAGAACATGCAGTTGGCTTTCGGGTCTTGATGCGGGGCGGGATTGGGGCGGATGAGGAAGTTAGGCAGATTGTCATGAAATTGCGCTGGGAAGGCGCAGAGCGGGTGATGATGGCTTTAAATGTTAATCATCCCATTGGCCCTGAGCTCTATAGCGCGATGTATGGTTGGGTTGGATTTCTCAATGAATCGATGCTGGCCTGGCTTGAACAAAAAGCTTTTCCACGTGAGCAGTTCGCAACCATGATTATTGTGATGCTGGCTGCGACCCTGCGGACGGTGATTACGATGAATCCGCACACAGGAATTGATCCGCGCTTGCTTGATCGATTGGAACTCGGATCTTAGGCCATATCATGCTATTTGGGGAGTAGTGAGCGGTTGCTTAACAAAATCATCCCAAGCAATGACAAAACAATAATTCTTTGTACATCGTATAAACAGTTATATTAATTGGGTTATAAATTTTTCTTTTTTTGATATAAATGATGGATACTCAAATGAAATCTAAACAAATTTTTGCGATCAGTTTGGCGTTTTCTGCAGCGGCGCTTTTAACAGCCTGTGCAGCAGATCCCTCACAACAACGTATGGGTGCAGCAGCGTTAGGCGGCGCGGCTGGTGCGACTATTGGTAATAATATGGGTGGTACGACAGGTTCTGCATTTGGAAGTGCTATTGGTGCAGGTCTCGGCAGCAAGGCAGCTGGTGCCAATAACCGTACTGCGGTTGGTGGTGCTGTCGGCAGTGGCTTAGGTGCGATAGTCGGTGAAAACATTCTGGGTGGCAGCTCAGGTGCGGCGATTGGCGCAGCAATTGGTGGTGGTGCCGGGACAGCGATTGCAGATAAGAAATAATGACAACAGCCCCTTTTGAATACGTACTTTCAAAAGGGGTATAGGCTCAGATACCATCTTATCCCCATCTGGGATACCTGCTGGTTAGGATACGGAATGAATAACAGCCGCAGCTGTTGGTGCATGATGAGCCAGATGTTCCATCACAAAGACCTGTAATTCCCCGACCAGAAAACCGAGTGTTGCACCGACGGTGATCAGTATCCATTCGTCTTGCTGAAACGCAGGATGCAGTAAGTTTTCAAACTCTTCTAGACTCAGTTCAGTCATTTTGCTGGCGAGTGTTCGTTCCAGATCCATGGCATCTTCAGCATATTGCTCAATATTTTTCAGTGTTTCAGGCAAGCGCTGAATAATTTCTTGCGCAACCAGTAGCTTCATTTCCTGATAGCGACCACTGCCAACGGCAAAAACGACAAACGGTTTGGCTATACCAGATTGCTCATCGACAACAAGCTGGACGTGTTTTTGCACCATGCTAAAGAGTCGATCAGAGAGGGGGCCGCGCAGAATTGAATCAATAATATTATGCGGTGTAACCACCTCTTTGGCGATGAGGCGTCCATATTCGGTCGAGACCTCATGACGACGTTTGAGAAATAAGCCTTGCCATTGAATAAGTCCACCTAGATATTTGGTTGGGTTCTTGGGATTAAAGACCATTTTCAGCGCCAACCAGTCTGTAAACCAACCTGTGAACAGACCGAAGATCGGCATCACCCAAGGGGAGTGCGTCAGTGCCCAAGTCACGGCTTGTACAATCCCGATGCCAAAACCAAAAAATGCCCCAGAATTGCGAATAAAACGAAATTCTCCACTGCCTGCTTCGAGAAAGATTCGGTTCAAGAGCTGTTTATCGCGTAGCAGGCTGGTGACGACCATGTCCTTCAAATCAAATACGGTGCCGAGATTAGATTTGATATCATTCATGATGTTACTGACGATGGAGGGTGCCTCATCTTGAATGCGATGAATGATTTTATTTTTAACCGACTCTGGGGCAATTTCCCATAGACCGGGCGAGTAGTGTGCTGCCACTTCACGCGTAATGTCTTCAATCGCCGCCAGTAAAGGCTTTTCAATCTCTTTGGCGATACGGTCAGGGTCGAGTTTATTAAAAATATCTTCAGGGCGAAGCAGCTTGGTCGTCATGGTATCGCAGGCGATACCCGCCATGATCGCAGCCTTGCGAGGCACTATGCCTTGCCATCCGAGATAGGGTTTGATGCCTAAGAACTCAATGGGCTTAAACATCATGTTAATCGCCACAATCTTGGTGCCATAACCAATGATGGCAGCAACAAAGGGCATTGAGGCGTAGAGCCACCAATTTTGTTGAACATCAACAACGATTTCTGACCATGTTTGCATTGTTATGATTTCCTTATATTTCTAAATTGTTTTGTGATGGTTATCTAAGATGACGTCGTTCTTTTTTCTTACCGATCATGTTGCCCGGTGCGCTGTATTCTTAGACTGCTTAAAGGGAGCTTGAGGTCAGCATACTTCACCAGTACAGGGAGAGGCGTTTGCGGTGGATAAAAACGCATGCCGAAACTGGCGAGAATGGGGGTGCTGACATCACGGTCGACCATCAAATAGGTGCGCAGCACCGTGTCAATTGGACTAGTCAAGGTCTGGTTGAGCTTAAGTGTGAGCGGGCCGTTATAAACAAAGCGAATTTGGGTGTCGACAGGAACTACAAGTGAAATCGGGAGTTTAAAATCTAAAGGGACTCTAGCCTTTAAAGGAAAAGTGGGTAGATACCAATGTCGCTGGGTGACCAATTCCGTTGTTCCGACAATATCCGCATAAGCATGAACATCGACATCCCCTTTATAATTAATGGTAAAGCGTAAAGGCACATGAGTATCTAAGGCGATATTGGCCTGATATATCCCATGCAATGGCAATTGTAGGTCTTGTTTAACAGGAACCTCGGCGTCAATTCTGCCTCTGAGTTTGATCGCAATGTCATTGGTCGCAGAGGCTGTTCCGGTGATACTTTTCGGTAGTTGTAAAAAACCGGGTTGGTCCGATAACGTCAGACCCGCAAGGATATGCGTATACAGCTGAAAGCCCAAGAATAATCCTATGACGATAATGGCTAAAGCAGCCCAACCGATGAGTACGATACGACCCATCATTGTGCTTGTCCTTGAGGCTGAGCCGATGCGTCTATATTTTGAGCGCTGTGATGGGGGGCGTTACCAAAATTGAGCTTCAGTGTGTTCAATGGCAGACGCAGATCAGCATGCGTCACGATGGCATCCAGAGGATCCGTGATCGACACATTGGCAAGCAGGGAGGATCTCACTGGAATCTTCATCGCACTATGCAGTGGGATCGTTGTTTTAATATCAGTCTTGAGCGGTACTGACAGGGCTTGCAAGAGTTTGACATCGGCTGGTGCGGTGAATTTTAAATGCACCATTTGATCGACCGGAACATCCAGATTAATCGGCACTTGCGCTTTGATCGGCACATCCCCGCGGATGGGCAGCTTTAGCGTACGTCCAAGTACCATCACATCCACTTTAGAGTCGACATGGACAATCTGATCTACAGGGACGACATCGTGAATCGGCACATTCATTTTGATGGGGACATCATTGTCTAGCGTTGCAATCACATGCAACGTATCGCGTATCGGAACCTGTACGGTCTGATCAATGGGAACTGTGGTTGTGATGCTACCATTTAGCATCACGTCCAAGTCTGTAAGAATATCGGCCTTCACAGGCACAGCGTTCGGGATCATCACTTGGGCGGCTTGATCGGTTAGGGTGAGCCTTGCGTCTGCATTATGAAGTACCCACCAGCCTGCATAGACTCCACTGAATATGGCGACTATCAGTAGTAGTCCTGCACTCACAATCATTATTCTTTTGACGTTCAATTTGCTTCCTCAAGCAGCAGGAAAATGATCTGATCTTTTGATATTCACAAAGATCAGATGTTCAAACAAAACATGTTCGTAGAGTGACGGGCTTCAACAGAAAATCTATAGCGTACCTGCAATCAGATAAGATTAATCACAGTCAGCTTGGGGAAGTGTTAGTTCTGGTCTATGGATAGCGCAGCGTCAATATGTGCGAACATCTGTTGATTGAGTATCCTTTTGCTTTTTCAAATTTTTGTTTATTACAGTTTTATTGAGTCATCACGACGCATCTTGGAAGAACATCGATTGACCATCTTTGGTCAATCGATGAGCATATATATACGATTTCTAATTTGAGTTCTAGCAAGGGGCTCTGTATACAGAGTGAATTGGCGACATATGTCATGCATTGGCGACTAAAGATCAGGTCAATGCGTGCGATGACTGCGTTCTTCGCTAATAAAGAACGCTATGATGAAAATCATCGTTATGATGTTGTTGCATATGAAAGGTAAATAATAAAAATGAAGTGGTATGGATGCGAGGAGAATGGTGATGTCGAGTTCTATGTCTCGTGATTATACTTTTCCCATTCAATGGTTAGAGTTAACGGAATCACTGGTGCGTGCTAAGCAAGGGGATATTGCGCAGATCTACAGCCGTTGTCATGTCAGTCCAGAGATATTACAGCACGCAGACGCATTGCTGAATCTGAAT comes from the Aquirhabdus parva genome and includes:
- a CDS encoding GGDEF domain-containing protein, coding for MKYFTPPSSYSETEAQGPEVCRNGIAIQQTFHHIKKRHSFLRKRLVSILEWSRVDKGIFILVMLTPYFLQYFLWSGYVVNHSELHGIVNISVLNSYLWIQTILVVIGCGILGFGLVMRRRKPDAVFFQYLVLQFFSLSMIAMFYYVGPLSFSAGLFLLGAPVWGLILLDRKPVWWATGIAVTALLGLGYAAAYNVFPHASLMIPPTDQAGRVFWMNSTVYFNALFFILILVMADQMLAWWHAREDNIRELSRTDALTGVHNRLSILDFLNHEVARTVRMNTPLSVVILDLDHFKRVNDDWGHPVGDLVLQRTAEVLQQNIRDIDALGRYGGEEFIIVLPGADHGEALNIIERCRIELARAEILTESNHSIRVTASFGFVCVSGLQIEPHVLIKTADQALYAAKSNGRNRVESMEVSSRREEVLA
- a CDS encoding metal-dependent hydrolase gives rise to the protein MSTALQTTLGTPDIPVRRMGFEFDDAIPKFWFEQNSYLSMLMTALSCTFPEGERMFIRAVRRFQDGIRDPQLQQDVRAFIGQEANHGKEHEAFNAFMARKGLPIDDVMAFVKKGIAFQEKRLSPERMLAKTCALEHFTALFAEKILSSPELLEKMDEGLRPLWLWHAIEESEHKSVAFDVYQEQVNNYWLRVSEMATVSVLFTFFTGLHTVELLLATHELKNTTAMRKAFTTLLGKNGFFRGMLPHYLAYYRRDYHPAQVDSSALRNQGLALLKQLTNNAVPQALFH
- a CDS encoding TetR/AcrR family transcriptional regulator translates to MPAIAPDRRELLLDAAQALFAERPFDAVSIADITQRAGVAFGLVAHYFGSKRGIYVASMQAMADQLRAVRDRPPEQDDMAIALQVGIRRHIAYLEEHAVGFRVLMRGGIGADEEVRQIVMKLRWEGAERVMMALNVNHPIGPELYSAMYGWVGFLNESMLAWLEQKAFPREQFATMIIVMLAATLRTVITMNPHTGIDPRLLDRLELGS
- a CDS encoding DNA transfer protein p32, with product MKSKQIFAISLAFSAAALLTACAADPSQQRMGAAALGGAAGATIGNNMGGTTGSAFGSAIGAGLGSKAAGANNRTAVGGAVGSGLGAIVGENILGGSSGAAIGAAIGGGAGTAIADKK
- a CDS encoding DUF445 domain-containing protein, whose protein sequence is MQTWSEIVVDVQQNWWLYASMPFVAAIIGYGTKIVAINMMFKPIEFLGIKPYLGWQGIVPRKAAIMAGIACDTMTTKLLRPEDIFNKLDPDRIAKEIEKPLLAAIEDITREVAAHYSPGLWEIAPESVKNKIIHRIQDEAPSIVSNIMNDIKSNLGTVFDLKDMVVTSLLRDKQLLNRIFLEAGSGEFRFIRNSGAFFGFGIGIVQAVTWALTHSPWVMPIFGLFTGWFTDWLALKMVFNPKNPTKYLGGLIQWQGLFLKRRHEVSTEYGRLIAKEVVTPHNIIDSILRGPLSDRLFSMVQKHVQLVVDEQSGIAKPFVVFAVGSGRYQEMKLLVAQEIIQRLPETLKNIEQYAEDAMDLERTLASKMTELSLEEFENLLHPAFQQDEWILITVGATLGFLVGELQVFVMEHLAHHAPTAAAVIHSVS